A single Flavobacterium sp. 1 DNA region contains:
- the rmuC gene encoding DNA recombination protein RmuC, with protein MLTILPLLVVFIIALAIGVFIGKLLFSARFQSEKVSLEEKLIALNSQLSQQKEQFLLDKNAFEKQLELSNSEKENIRNEKDSLAIQLSKKEVDFENLWERNKEQKDEVEKLQEKFTKEFENLANKILDEKSNKFTEQNKENMKNILTPLQDKIQLFEKKVEDTHKESIDYHAALRQQIIGLSEMNAQMSKETLNLTKALKGDSKMQGNWGELVLERVLEKSGLEKDREYHVQQSHTTEEGNRVFPDVVINLPDGKKMIVDSKVSLTAYEKFINEEDESLKKTFLREHVNSIKSHVDQLGGKNYHDLYQIESPDFVLLFIPMEPAFALALNEDTTLYNKAFEKNIVIVTPSTLLATLRTIDSMWTNQKQQENAFEIARQAGALYDKFEGFVADLIKIGKKIEESKVEYQGAMNKLVEGKGNLITSVEKLKKMGAKAKKALPESILKRAETDESPLLN; from the coding sequence ATGTTAACAATTCTTCCTTTATTAGTCGTTTTTATTATTGCGCTTGCAATAGGCGTTTTCATTGGCAAACTCCTATTTTCTGCCCGATTCCAATCGGAAAAAGTAAGTCTGGAAGAAAAATTAATCGCTCTGAATTCCCAATTAAGCCAACAGAAAGAACAGTTTTTATTGGATAAAAATGCATTCGAAAAACAGCTGGAATTATCTAATTCTGAGAAAGAAAATATCCGAAATGAGAAAGACAGTTTAGCCATTCAGCTTTCTAAAAAAGAAGTAGATTTTGAAAATCTTTGGGAACGCAATAAAGAACAAAAAGATGAAGTTGAAAAACTGCAGGAAAAATTCACCAAAGAATTTGAGAATCTTGCCAATAAAATATTAGACGAAAAATCGAATAAGTTTACTGAGCAAAACAAAGAAAACATGAAAAACATCCTGACTCCATTGCAGGATAAAATTCAATTATTCGAAAAGAAAGTCGAAGACACACACAAAGAAAGTATTGATTACCACGCCGCTCTGCGCCAGCAGATAATAGGCTTGAGCGAAATGAATGCTCAAATGAGCAAAGAAACCCTAAATTTGACCAAAGCACTAAAAGGCGACAGCAAAATGCAGGGAAACTGGGGCGAACTGGTACTGGAACGTGTCTTAGAAAAATCAGGATTGGAAAAAGACAGAGAATACCATGTACAGCAAAGTCATACCACAGAGGAAGGCAATCGTGTTTTTCCTGACGTTGTCATCAATCTTCCTGATGGAAAAAAGATGATTGTCGATTCTAAAGTTTCCCTAACAGCTTATGAAAAATTCATTAATGAAGAAGATGAAAGTTTAAAGAAAACTTTTTTAAGAGAACACGTCAATTCGATAAAAAGCCACGTAGATCAATTGGGAGGAAAAAATTACCACGATTTATACCAGATAGAAAGCCCTGATTTTGTTTTGCTTTTTATCCCTATGGAACCCGCTTTTGCATTGGCACTTAACGAAGACACTACATTATACAACAAAGCTTTCGAAAAAAACATCGTGATTGTAACTCCTTCTACCCTGCTGGCAACTTTACGCACGATTGACAGTATGTGGACGAACCAAAAACAGCAGGAAAATGCCTTTGAAATAGCAAGACAAGCTGGTGCATTATATGATAAATTTGAAGGTTTTGTTGCCGATTTAATAAAAATTGGCAAAAAAATCGAAGAGAGTAAAGTTGAATATCAAGGCGCCATGAATAAACTAGTGGAAGGAAAAGGAAACCTCATCACAAGCGTCGAAAAACTCAAAAAAATGGGTGCCAAAGCTAAAAAAGCACTTCCAGAAAGCATTTTAAAAAGAGCTGAAACCGACGAAAGCCCGCTTTTAAATTAG